Sequence from the uncultured Flavobacterium sp. genome:
TTGTTCATCCGGCTGTGAAGAGTGATTTTGAAATTTGGTTATCAGAACATAAAAAATATCAATATGTGGTGTACGAAGCCGCAATTTTGTTTGAAAGTGGTCGTTATAAAGATTGCGATGTTATTGTAACAGTTACTGCCCCGGAAGAAATTAGAATTGAAAGAGTTCTAAAGCGAGATAATACCATACGAGAACAGGTTTTAAGCAGGATAAAAATGCAGTGGAATGACGAAAAACGAATTTCCTTAAGCAATTTTGTAATTAATAACAGTAATCTTAAAATTGCTAAAGAAGAAGTTGTTAAAATTCTTAAAATTTTAAATATAAAACAAAATCAGTCTTAAATGTTAATATTTGGTTAATGTATTATTTAGTATATTGTTAAAATATTAATTTTGTTTCGATGAATAAATTATTTTTTAGAATACTTGTTTTACTTATGAGTTTGTCCTTAATAGGGATTATTCTGGTTCAAGTATATTGGTTCAATTCTTCGTTCAAAAACAATGACGAACAATTTAAATACCACGT
This genomic interval carries:
- the coaE gene encoding dephospho-CoA kinase (Dephospho-CoA kinase (CoaE) performs the final step in coenzyme A biosynthesis.); this encodes MTKVIGLTGGIGSGKTTIANYFAEMGVPVYIADDEAKKVMQSQSIVNEIKATFGETLFENDVLNRAKLAEIVFNNADQLAKLNAIVHPAVKSDFEIWLSEHKKYQYVVYEAAILFESGRYKDCDVIVTVTAPEEIRIERVLKRDNTIREQVLSRIKMQWNDEKRISLSNFVINNSNLKIAKEEVVKILKILNIKQNQS